The sequence below is a genomic window from Lysobacter stagni.
TTGCGACTTCGGAGCGAGCCGAGCACCGCAGCCGTACGAGGGCCGAAGAGCCGCCCATGTTTGAGCGTAGCGAGTTTGAGCGGCGTGCCCTCGTGCGGCGAGGAGCACAGGGAACCGCCGCGTAGCGGCGGATCGCGGAGGGAGCCAGCGGTTTTGGTTACTTTTGCCAAGACAAAAGTAACCCGCCCGTTTTCGGGCGGAAGCTTTTGCTTCTGCTGGTGCCGTTGCCTTTGCAGTGGCTGCCGTCATTCCCGCGCAGGCGGGAATCCACGTGTCCGACGTATCCGGCCTTCGGAAAGAGTGCGATGACTGAAGATTGGATTCCCGCCTTCGCGGGAATGACGAGCTTCAACAACGTCGATATCAAGAGCAACAGCTTCCGCTCGCAAGCGAGCGGGTTACTTTTGTTTCGGCAAAAGTAACCAAAACCATCCGCTCCCTACGCGATCCGCCGCTGCGCGGCGGTTCCCTGTGCTCCTCGCCAGTCAGGGGGACGTCGCCCAAACTCGCTCCGCTACGCTGCGCTCAAACATGGGCGACTCTTCGCCCCCTGCCTGGCTGCGGTGCTCGGCTCGCTCCGAAGTCGCAAGATCAACAGCAACAGCAACCGCAACCGCAACTGCACCTGCACCTGCAACTGCAACTGCAACTGCAACGAACCTTGCTCGCCCTTACTCCGGCGGCAACTTCGCCACCGCCGGCACCACCATGTCCACCTTCGGCTGCACGAACTCCACCGGCGTCTGCACCGGGTGCGCCGATGCCAGCGGCGCGGGCGGTAGCGCGCCTGCCACCGGTTCGACCGCCACGCGCGGGCCGAAACCGAACACCCCGTCGCTGCGCGCCGATACGATCATCCGCACCATCGCCGACGGGATCATCAACTCCACCGCGATCGCGTGCCCTTCAGCGGTGCGGCCCTCCAGCGTCATCTCGATCAGCGCGCCGCCCGTGTCGATGGCGCTGCACATCACGTGCGGCCCGTGCGGGCCGTCCTGCAGATAGGGGCGGATCGCAGTGCCCAGCACTTCCAGCGCCTGCGGATAGAGGAAGACGGCGTATCCCTGGGTCTCGTCGAGCATGGCCTCTCCTCAGCGCAGTTCGATCTTCAACGCCGCGGCGGCATCTCGTGCGCGTTCGCGGGCCTGTTCGATGTCTTGTGCCAAGGCGAGCGTCACGGCAACGCGACGATGGCCTTCCACGCGCGGCTTGCCGAACAGGCGCAGCTGCGTGTCGGCCTGCGCCAGCGCCGCGTCCACGCCCTCGAATACCGGCACGCCATGGCCCGTCGCCAGCACCGCGCACGATGCCGAAGGCCCGAACAGGCGGATCGCCGGCACCGGCAGGCCCAGGATCGCCCGCGCATGCAGCGCGAACTCACTGAGGTCCTGCGAGATCAGTGTGACCAGACCGGTGTCGTGAGGGCGTGGCGATACCTCGCTGAACCATACCTCGTCGCCTTTCACGAACAGCTCCACGCCGAACACGCCCCAGCCGCCGAGGTCGTCGGTGATGGCGCGCGCGATCTGCTGCGAGCGCTCCAGCGCGCGTGACGACATCGGCTGCGGCTGCCAGCTCTCGCGGTAGTCGCCATCGCGCTGCAGATGGCCGATCGGAGCGCAGAAGGTGGTGCCGCCGGAATGACGCACCGTCAGCAGGGTGATCTCGTACTCGAAATCGATGAAGCCCTCGACGATCACGCGCCCGGCGCCGGCACGTCCGCCGGTCTGCGCGTATTCCCAGGCCGTGTCGATGTCGGCCTGGCTGCGGACCAGGCTCTGGCCCTTTCCGGACGACGACATCACCGGCTTGACCACGCACGGCACGCCGATCTCCGCCACCGCCGCGCGGTAGTCCTCGAGCGTGTCGACGAAGCGGTAAGGCGAAGTCGGCAGGCCGAGTGTCTCGGCGGCCAGCCGACGGATGCCTTCGCGGTCCATCGTCAGTCGCGCCGCGCGCGCAGTCGGAATGACGCGCACGTCGCTGCCGCGCGCGGCGAACTCGCGCTCCAGTTCGACCAGCGTCTGCGTGTGGATCGCTTCGATCTCCGGAACGATCAGATGCGGGCGTTCGTGCGCGATGAGCGCGCGCACCGCGGCGCCGTCGAGCATGTCCAGCACATGGCTGCGATGTGCGACCTGCATGGCCGGCGCATCGGCATAGCGGTCGGCGGCGATGACTTCCACGCCGTAGCGTTGCAGTTCGATCGCCACCTCCTTGCCGAGTTCGCCCGAACCGAGCAGGAGCACGCGGAACGCATGCGGGGACAGAGGGGTACCGAGCGTGACCATGGGTCGTCCACGTGGGGGAAAGACGTCCAGTTTACCGGGCGGGGTGCATCGGATCGGCAAGGACGGACTATGGCGGCACGCGGCCGCATGCGATCCTGTCGCGATGCCCGGCCCCCACCCGCGCGACTTCCTTCACTGCATTGCCCTCGCACTTGCGATGGCCCTGACCGCGTGCGCGCGACCGGCGCCCGAGCCGGAAGGAACCACGCGTGGCACGCGGCTGGCCGGCATGCTGCTCGATCCGCAGCTGGACGAGATCAGCGGGCTGGCCGCATCGCGCAGGCATCCGGACGTGCTGTGGATGCTGGACGACGGCGGCAATCCGGAGCGCCTGTTCGCCGTCGGCACCGACGGCACGCGGCTGGCCACGATGCGCGTGGAAGGCGTCACCAAGACCGACTGGGAGGACATCGCTGCCTTCCGCCTGGACGGACGCGACTACCTGCTCATCGCCGACACCGGCGACAACGGGGGCCTGCGTCGCAGCCTGCAGCTGCACATCGTCGAGGAGCCGGCGCGCATCGAGAACGCACGCGTGCGCCCGGCGTGGTCGATCGCATTCCGCTGGCCCGACGGAGCGCGCGACTGCGAGGCGGTCGCGGTGGACGCGGAGCGCGGACAGATACTGCTGATCTCCAAGAAGCGGCAGCCACCGGAGCTGTTCGCGCTGCCGCTGCGACCGCGCGGTCCGGCATTGCAGACGGCACAACGACTGGGAACGCTGGCCGGCGTTCCGCAGCCCGCCGCCGAGGCCCTGCGCCGCAACGCGCAACGCGCACGGCTGGAAGGCCAGATCACCGCCGCCGACATCTCACCCGATACGCGCACGCTGGCGGTGATGACCTACCGCTGGCTGCTGCTCTACCCGCGTCGCGGCAACGAGGACTGGGGCCAGACCGTCGCCCGCGCGCCCCGCGTGCAGGCCTTGCCGTGGCTGCCGCAGGCCGAGGCCCTGGCGTGGAGTGCCGATGGCCGCCGCCTGTACGCCACCGGGGAATTCATCCCGGCGCCGCTGTACCGGATCACGCCCTGACGACCGCCCGTCGGCACGGTTCCGCCGTCACTTGCGTCGATTGATATCTTTTTGATATCACATCAGGCGACGACAGGAGACAGTCCGATGAAAGAGAACCCGATCCGTTCCCTGCCCGGCATCCCGACGCTGCTGGCGCTGGTCATCACCGCCCTGGCGGCCGCCGCGCTGGCCGTGAAGGCCGTCTCCGGGGGATACCCGGGCCTGCTGGTGGTGGCCGTGTTGCTGGTGGTGGGCGTGATCTTCGTGGCGGCCGGCTTCTACATGGTCGAACCCAACCAGGCCGCGGTGCTGGCACTGTTCGGCAAGTACGTGGGCACCGTGAAGGACAACGGCCTGCGCTGGAACAACCCCTTCTACACGAAGAAGAAGGTCAGCCAGCGCGTGCGCAATTTCGAGAGCGGCAAGCTCAAGGTCAACGAGCTGGACGGCAGCCCGATCGAGATCGCCGCAGTGATCGTGTGGCAGGTGATCGACAGCGCCGAAGCCGTCTACAACGTCGACGACTACGAAAGCTTCGTGCACATCCAGTCCGAATCCGCGTTGCGCGCGATGGCCACCAGCTACCCCTACGACCAGCACGAGGAAGGCCAGCTGGCGTTGCGCAGCCACGCGGCCGAGATCAGCCAGCACCTGCAGGACGAACTGGCCGAACGCCTGGCCGACGCCGGTGTGCGCGTGATCGATGCGCGCATCAGCCACCTGGCCTACGCGCCGGAAATCGCCCAGGCCATGCTGCAGCGCCAGCAGGCCAATGCGATCATCGCCGCACGCACCCGCATCGTCGCCGGCGCGGTCGGAATGGTCGAGATGGCGCTGGCAGAGTTGCAGAAGAACGGTGTCGTGCACCTGGACGAGGAGCGCAAGGCACAGATGGTCAGCAACCTGCTCGTGGTGCTGTGCGGCGAGCGAGCCACCCAGCCCATCGTCAACGCCGGCACGCTGTACTGAGGACGCGCCCGGAATGCATGAACTCATCGTGCCCGCGATCCTGACCATCAGCGCCCTGCCGGCTTTCGTGGTCGCCCGGCTGATGGCCCGGGGCCGCCCGCAGGGCGCACCGATGCCGCGTCTGGCGCGGGTGATGCAGCTGGTGGGGCTGGCCATCCTTGCCGGCGCCGTGGGCCTGTTCTGGGCGGGCGACAACGGCACGCGCCGGCTGGCGGTGATCGTGGCGATGGTGGTGGCGGTCAACGGACTCGGCGTGATCCTGCTGGTCTCGATGGGACGCGGCCGCCGATGAGCGAGAAGAAGGCCTATCCCCTGCGCATCAACGCCGATGTCCTGGCGGCGGCGCAGCGCTGGGCCGACGACGAGCTGCGCAGCCTCAACGCCCAGATCGAATACGTGCTGCGCGATGCGCTGCGCAAGGCAGGCCGCCTGCCCAACCCGCCCCCTGTTCCGGATGAGGAGTCGCAATGAACTGGACGTATCAGGTCATCGAAATCGTGCCGCGGATGCTCGGCCCGGCCGTGAGCGAGCGTTTGCAGGAAGAACTCGACCGCCTCGGCGCGGAAGGCTGGGAACTGGTGTCGGTGATACCGGTGACGCCGTTCGACCATCTGCGCGCGGTGCTCAAACGCCCCGCCTGAACCGGGCCCCGCGACTGCATGGCATCGCCTGCCCCGTGCGGTTAACCTGCGGCCCATGCGCGGCCAGCCCAGGATCCTGATCAATACGCCGGAGATCGAACTCTGGCCCAGTGGACTATTGCGCGCGCGCAGCAATTTCGATGCGCGGGCGCTGGCGCGCGCACGCCATGTGCTACGCCGCAAGCGCGACGGCCGGTACCTCGCGGCCGACCTGCCC
It includes:
- a CDS encoding SPFH domain-containing protein; the protein is MKENPIRSLPGIPTLLALVITALAAAALAVKAVSGGYPGLLVVAVLLVVGVIFVAAGFYMVEPNQAAVLALFGKYVGTVKDNGLRWNNPFYTKKKVSQRVRNFESGKLKVNELDGSPIEIAAVIVWQVIDSAEAVYNVDDYESFVHIQSESALRAMATSYPYDQHEEGQLALRSHAAEISQHLQDELAERLADAGVRVIDARISHLAYAPEIAQAMLQRQQANAIIAARTRIVAGAVGMVEMALAELQKNGVVHLDEERKAQMVSNLLVVLCGERATQPIVNAGTLY
- the purT gene encoding formate-dependent phosphoribosylglycinamide formyltransferase, translating into MVTLGTPLSPHAFRVLLLGSGELGKEVAIELQRYGVEVIAADRYADAPAMQVAHRSHVLDMLDGAAVRALIAHERPHLIVPEIEAIHTQTLVELEREFAARGSDVRVIPTARAARLTMDREGIRRLAAETLGLPTSPYRFVDTLEDYRAAVAEIGVPCVVKPVMSSSGKGQSLVRSQADIDTAWEYAQTGGRAGAGRVIVEGFIDFEYEITLLTVRHSGGTTFCAPIGHLQRDGDYRESWQPQPMSSRALERSQQIARAITDDLGGWGVFGVELFVKGDEVWFSEVSPRPHDTGLVTLISQDLSEFALHARAILGLPVPAIRLFGPSASCAVLATGHGVPVFEGVDAALAQADTQLRLFGKPRVEGHRRVAVTLALAQDIEQARERARDAAAALKIELR
- a CDS encoding Arc family DNA binding domain-containing protein, with the translated sequence MSEKKAYPLRINADVLAAAQRWADDELRSLNAQIEYVLRDALRKAGRLPNPPPVPDEESQ
- a CDS encoding DUF4177 domain-containing protein, with translation MNWTYQVIEIVPRMLGPAVSERLQEELDRLGAEGWELVSVIPVTPFDHLRAVLKRPA